A single window of Eucalyptus grandis isolate ANBG69807.140 chromosome 1, ASM1654582v1, whole genome shotgun sequence DNA harbors:
- the LOC104449039 gene encoding wall-associated receptor kinase 1: MKAAVFYFLPMALALVSFAEKHKCNQKCGNMSVPFPFGLDESCAWNPKLVLTCKHALTPPKLYLTGDIPVLDIYVENETMTVSGKIAFDCYDKNGHQLDGSHPDILIPLDEDGQYTFSDTRNRFTTFGCETMGTIMAPDGIMGSACVAYCLEDVNFKAKGTCSARGCCQTSIPGIMRNLSISLQSLTNYTSVSNFGSCGSAFLVDQESFNVSDYKLPVPADMRKDIFPRVVLDWVVERNLTCEKARLNPSSYPCGANSNCSDFGKEGYRCFCKPGYAGNPYVLPLSPRSAGCEDIDECKDPGRYPCHGNCKNTAGDYTCHCPFGMYGYGKVSCQISRLAIIAIIAAVIVAVMLCIVVSGLVLLICKRRAKERHFRQNGGEILKHQRVKIFSEAELAKATNNYDASNKLGEGGFASVYRGRIDGDILVAVKKPRDVPIKKPKDTNKDGSLSTHDEFLHEIGIISQVNHRNLVKLMGICLETKVPLLVYEFIPNGTLYYHIHDKGSTVLQSWKNCLRIALEAALALEYLHSLADPPVIQSDVKSLNILLDEKYSAKISDFGASVLISPRKTHIAERIQGTIGYLDPEYLTTGELTTKSDVYSFGVVLVELLTGEMPTRHRKSGEKINII; this comes from the exons atgAAAGCAGCCGTATTTTATTTCCTTCCAATGGCCTTGGCCTTGGTCTCTTTTGCCGAGAAGCACAAATGCAACCAAAAGTGTGGCAACATGAGCGTGCCTTTCCCATTCGGGCTCGACGAAAGTTGTGCATGGAACCCCAAACTCGTCCTCACCTGCAAGCATGCTTTAACTCCCCCGAAGCTGTACCTCACCGGCGATATTCCAGTGCTCGACATATATGTGGAGAACGAGACGATGACCGTTAGTGGGAAAATAGCTTTCGACTGTTATGACAAGAATGGCCATCAGCTTGACGGCTCTCACCCTGACATATTGATTCCACTGGACGAAGACGGGCAATATACATTCTCAGACACCCGCAATAGGTTCACTACCTTTGGTTGCGAAACCATGGGAACGATCATGGCCCCAGACGGTATCATGGGGAGTGCATGCGTTGCCTATTGCCTCGAGGACGTCAACTTCAAGGCCAAGGGCACTTGCTCCGCCCGGGGGTGCTGTCAGACATCGATCCCCGGGATCATGAGGAACCTCAGTATATCCCTGCAAAGCTTAACGAACTACACCTCAGTTTCGAATTTCGGCTCTTGCGGATCAGCGTTCTTAGTGGACCAGGAATCGTTTAATGTCTCCGATTACAAGCTTCCTGTCCCGGCTGATATGCGCAAAGACATTTTCCCAAGGGTGGTCCTGGATTGGGTAGTTGAACggaatttgacctgtgagaaaGCGCGATTGAACCCATCGAGCTACCCCTGCGGCGCCAACAGTAACTGCTCTGACTTCGGGAAAGAGGGTTATCGTTGCTTCTGTAAGCCTGGGTACGCGGGGAATCCCTATGTCCTCCCGCTGTCCCCACGGTCCGCGGGATGTGAAG ACATCGACGAGTGCAAGGATCCAGGACGATATCCATGTCATGGGAATTGCAAGAATACAGCCGGGGACTACACATGCCACTGCCCGTTTGGCATGTATGGTTATGGCAAAGTCAGTTGCCAAATTTCTCGTCTTGCCATAATCGCCATAATCGCTGCAG TCATTGTAGCGGTAATGTTGTGCATAGTTGTTAGTGGCCTAGTCTTGCTCATATGCAAGAGGAGGGCCAAGGAGAGACACTTTAGGCAAAATGGAGGAGAGATCTTGAAGCACCAGAGAGTGAAGATCTTCAGTGAGGCAGAGTTGGCTAAAGCCACCAACAATTACGATGCTAGCAATAAGCTCGGTGAGGGTGGCTTTGCTTCAGTTTACAGAGGAAGAATCGACGGTGACATTTTAGTCGCGGTCAAGAAGCCTAGAGATGTCCCTATCAAGAAACCAAAGGACACGAACAAGGACGGCTCTTTGAGCACTCATGATGAATTTCTACACGAAATTGGCATCATTTCACAAGTGAATCATAGGAACTTGGTCAAGCTCATGGGCATATGTTTGGAGACAAAAGTGCCATTGTTGGTCTATGAATTCATCCCCAATGGGACTCTCTATTACCACATTCATGACAAGGGATCAACGGTCTTGCAATCATGGAAGAATTGCCTCAGGATTGCCTTGGAAGCCGCCTTGGCCCTCGAATACTTGCATTCCCTGGCCGACCCGCCAGTCATTCAAAGCGATGTCAAGTCTTTGAATATACTTTTGGATGAGAAATACTCTGCTAAAATATCTGATTTCGGAGCCTCGGTTTTGATATCACCCAGAAAGACCCATATAGCCGAAAGAATACAAGGCACGATAGGTTATCTCGACCCTGAGTATCTCACCACTGGGGAATTAACCACGAAGAGTGATGTTTATAGCTTCGGGGTTGTCCTCGTGGAGCTCCTTACTGGAGAGATGCCGACTCGGCATAGAAAATCTGGGGAAAAAATCAATATCATCTAA